In Fusobacterium sp. IOR10, the genomic stretch TTAGTTTCAAAAATTTCACAATTTAAGCTCCAAGGAAAAAATCCAAAAGATTTAACAGTGGGCCCAAATATTGCAAAAATTTTTGGTTTTTTAAAGGCAGAAGCAATATGGATAGGAGAAGAATCGTTTGTTAGAACAATATCTGATCTCTTTAGAATTTCAGATAATTCAAGTAAAGAAGTTTTTCCCCTAAGATCAATGGTATTTTCATTAAAAATAGGCAAATTAGTTTCTTCTTTTCCCCCAAGAACAATAACTTTAATAGAATCATATTTGTTTAAATTTTTAATTAAAATATTAAAATAATCAATTGGCCATTGCTTTGTAAACCATTTACTTCCAGGATTGATAGAAATAATTTTGTAATTATCAAGATTATTTTTTTCCCATATGGAATCTGCAAATTCTACATTTTTATCACTTGGGAAAAGCTCAATTTCATATCGTTTATTATTAGTTTTTTCACAATTAACAAATGAAAGTAATTTTTCCACCTCGTGTTTACTTTTATCATAATGAATTTTATCAGTAAAAAGAAAAGAACCAGTTGCAATATCATATCCTCTTCTTATTGGAGAACGGGATAACCAAGAAAGAATAGAACTTCTTAAATATCTATGAGGAGTAATAACAATATTAAAATTTTCGTATCTTAGACGTTTTCCTAAATCCCAAATACCTTTTAAACCTTTGTGTTCACCTTTTTTGTCATAAATAATAATATTATTAAGATTGGGATTGTTTTTCAAAATTTCAGCACCTATAGGAGTAGTAACATAGGTAATGGAACAATTATCATAACTTTCTTTAATTTTTTTTATAAGAGGAGTAGATAAAACTATGTCTCCTATAAAAGCTGTATGTATTATTAAGATTCTCAATAAGCTCACCTACTTTTAATTATTTAGTTTTTCTTCCAATGAATCTAAAATAAGAGCTTCAACTTTGTCGTTATAAGAAGAAAATAATTTATTTTTTTTAGAATATTTTTCTTTTGTAGATTTGTTAATACTATCAGGAATAATATATTTTGTATTTGGGTTATTAAATGTTCCCCATCTAATAGGGTGTTGAGTTTTTTTATCAGGGTATATTGCAACAATATCCTTTTTCAAAGCCCCTGCAATATGAGTAGGTCCAGTAGAACCTCCTAAAAAAACTTTAGATTTCTCAATAATAGCAGCAAGATTTAAAATAGAACCTCCATTGGCAAAAAGAAAAACCCTTTTTTTATTAATTTGTGTAATGATTTTTTCTCCACGTTCTTCCTCAGAAATATGGCAGGTTAAAATAATATCTATATCTTGAACACGATTATAAATCTTTTCTAACAAACTAGCATATTGAGAATCACTTATATTTTTAGCAGATCCCCCCATGAAAGGATTAACCACAAGAGTTTTAGTTCCAATATTATTAGTTGTATAAAATATATTTGCAACACTTAAATTTTCCTTTGTAAGAACTAGTGCATTATTTATTTCAAAATTTTCGTTATATTTTTCAGGATTTAACTTATAAACTAAATCCAAGTTGTACTCAGCTTCATTTTTAATGGATTTGGATCTTTTTTGAAAAACCCCTTTATTAAAAACAAAAAAAGATGAAAGTTTTGAAATAGGACCAATCCTATAATTAGCTTTGCTAGCTTTAGCTAATTTTGAGATAAAATTATCATTATAAAGGGCTATAAAAACATCAGCTCCAAAATATTTAATTTTTTCTAGTAATATTTCATGACGATAATCATCAATTTTTAAAATTCGATCTATATATGGTAAATTTTTTAAGATTTCATAATTATATTTTCTAACTAAAACAATTAATTCTGCTTCAGGAAACATCTTTTTTATCATAAAAAAGCTAGGAATGGATAAAATTAGGTCTCCAATTTTATCAGTTCTAGACACTATTATTCTTTTTATATTCTTTGTATTCATTATTTTCTCCTTGCTTTAGTTAAAAAATCATTATTTTTTTATGTAAGTATTGTGTTTATAGATTTCTCTTAATTTAAAGTATTTAACCATAGAGTACATAGCGCTAGCACTGGCAATCATAAGTCCTTCTATACCATCAAGAAAACCTAGACGGATAATATACATTTTTATAAATTTATATATGGGATTAAAGACAATTTGAAAACAAGAAGACTTTTTCCCCCTTGAATAGTATTCTAAGGCTCCCTCAGTTGTATAACGATTAAATTTATTAAAATAATCTTCTAAAGAAATGTAACTATGATGATAAATATCTTCTTTTAAGGAAAATATTTTTTTTTCAGTGATAAATTCTTCATGAACAGTGTTATTATTAAAGGAACCAGCTCCTTTTTTAAATAATCTTATTCTATAAGAATTACTCCATCCACCATATTTTAATTTTTTTCCAAAGCAAACAGAAGTAAAATTGATTTTGAAAACTTCTTGGTCAAAATATTTAGAATTTGATTTAATTTCTTTTATTTTTTCAATTAAGTTACTAGAAAGTTCTTCGTCAGCATCAATATTTAATATCCATTCTGAAGAACATTTTTCTATAGCTGAATTTCTTTGAGGACCATACCCCTTCCAAGATTCAGTAAAAAATTTTGCATTAAATTTAATAGCTATATTTTGAGTGTTGTCAGTGGAACCGCTATCAACTATGATAATTTCATCAGCAATGGAAGAAACTGCAGTAAGAGTTTTTTCTAAATTATTTTCTTCATTAAACGTTATTATAGCTACAGATAATGTCATAAATTCCTCCTAAGTTTAAGAAAGCCAACCGTATAGCTTTCCTAGAAATAAATTTCTATTTATAAAAAGATTAATTTTAAATTTAAAAGGAGTAAATTTTCTGAGTTCAATTCTTCTTATCATGTCCCAGTTAGGGTAATATGAATTGGTTCCTTTTTTAGTTGTAATAAAACCTTTTATTCCTAGATTTTTCAATAAAGATATGGATTCTTTGTCTCGATGTCCCCAAGGCCAACAAAAAAACAAAACAGGTT encodes the following:
- a CDS encoding glycosyltransferase family 2 protein; translation: MTLSVAIITFNEENNLEKTLTAVSSIADEIIIVDSGSTDNTQNIAIKFNAKFFTESWKGYGPQRNSAIEKCSSEWILNIDADEELSSNLIEKIKEIKSNSKYFDQEVFKINFTSVCFGKKLKYGGWSNSYRIRLFKKGAGSFNNNTVHEEFITEKKIFSLKEDIYHHSYISLEDYFNKFNRYTTEGALEYYSRGKKSSCFQIVFNPIYKFIKMYIIRLGFLDGIEGLMIASASAMYSMVKYFKLREIYKHNTYIKK
- a CDS encoding glycosyltransferase family 9 protein — its product is MNTKNIKRIIVSRTDKIGDLILSIPSFFMIKKMFPEAELIVLVRKYNYEILKNLPYIDRILKIDDYRHEILLEKIKYFGADVFIALYNDNFISKLAKASKANYRIGPISKLSSFFVFNKGVFQKRSKSIKNEAEYNLDLVYKLNPEKYNENFEINNALVLTKENLSVANIFYTTNNIGTKTLVVNPFMGGSAKNISDSQYASLLEKIYNRVQDIDIILTCHISEEERGEKIITQINKKRVFLFANGGSILNLAAIIEKSKVFLGGSTGPTHIAGALKKDIVAIYPDKKTQHPIRWGTFNNPNTKYIIPDSINKSTKEKYSKKNKLFSSYNDKVEALILDSLEEKLNN
- a CDS encoding glycosyltransferase family 9 protein, translated to MRILIIHTAFIGDIVLSTPLIKKIKESYDNCSITYVTTPIGAEILKNNPNLNNIIIYDKKGEHKGLKGIWDLGKRLRYENFNIVITPHRYLRSSILSWLSRSPIRRGYDIATGSFLFTDKIHYDKSKHEVEKLLSFVNCEKTNNKRYEIELFPSDKNVEFADSIWEKNNLDNYKIISINPGSKWFTKQWPIDYFNILIKNLNKYDSIKVIVLGGKEETNLPIFNENTIDLRGKTSLLELSEILKRSDIVLTNDSSPIHIASAFKKPKIFAIFGPTVKSFGFFPWSLNCEIFETNNLKCRPCGIHGGTSCPEKHFKCMKNITPDSILRKIINYLGVDIHG